One window of the Micromonas commoda chromosome 9, complete sequence genome contains the following:
- the TMPP gene encoding predicted protein (tetrapyrrole methylase/MazG family protein) — protein sequence MEAWEAIVEPGARVFVRTARHPTLEGLPPHVSLTTFDHVYEATKRLEDVYPAIAAELLDVAKIAATTAAATADDDGEDDAGDGVDDGEDDGIFGDGQDDDIFASFALEDGSDVVTSHRTPRSRRIVYAVPGDPCVAENSVAILRERANAAGVKVTTLPGVSFLEPTLAAIGVDVMPSLSIVDAIDVARSAHAVGVNCDSPTLLCQLHSNAVASDVKLTLMAQFPEDHPCVLVHAAGTAEQVVERVPLHEMDRSEHVGILSSAYLPAINVGSSSDGDDDGTPGAGGFGGASVEALLDAVGRVRGLDVDSEPAPPSYMMGEGDAVGDDGDDGDDGDGDEEARFVDDFEGRGFLTQADDVWLSADHADPTAVEALRAAANEAVRCAEDDADPEDRARAMGRLLAHVSLHVSMASEAGEYAMRDVVRHAVEAVREA from the coding sequence ATGGAGGCTTGGGAAGCCATCGTGGAGCCCGGCGCCCGGGTTTTCgtgcggacggcgcggcatCCCACGCTCGAGGGCTTGCCCCCGCACGTCTCCCTGACCACGTTCGATCACGTGTACGAAGCGACGAAACGGCTGGAGGATGTCTaccccgccatcgccgcggagctcctcgacgtggCGAAAATCGCAgccacgaccgccgccgcaaccgccgacgacgacggcgaggacgatgccggcgacggcgtggacgacggggaggacgacggaattttcggcgacggccaggACGACGATATCTTCGCGTCCTTCGCCCTTGAGGACGGCAGCGACGTGGTGACGTCGCatcgcacgccgcgctcgcgtcgcatcgtCTACGCCGTCCCCGGGGATCCGTGCGTCGCTGAAAATTCCGTCGCCatccttcgcgagcgcgccaacgccgccggcgtcaaGGTGACGACGTTGCCCGGGGTTTCCTTCCTCGagccgacgctcgcggcgatcggcgtggacgtcatGCCATCCCTTTCaatcgtcgacgccatcgacgtggcgaggagcgcgcacgccgtcggcgtgaaCTGCGACTCGCCAACCTTGCTCTGCCAGCTCCACTccaacgcggtggcgtccgaCGTGAAGCTCACTTTGATGGCGCAGTTCCCGGAAGACCACCCGTGCGTGCTGGTGCACGCCGCGGGAACGGCGGAGCAAGTGGTGGAGCGCGTGCCGCTGCACGAGATGGACAGGAGCGAGCACGTGGGCATCCTATCGAGCGCGTACTTGCCCGCGATCAACGTGGGGAGTAGTagtgacggcgacgacgacggtacccccggggcgggcgggttcGGAGGGGCGTCGGTGGAGGCGCTgctggacgcggtggggCGCGTACGggggctcgacgtcgactctgagcccgcgccgccgtcgtacATGATGGGGGaaggcgacgcggtcggggacgatggcgacgatggcgacgatggcgatggggacgaggaggctcgGTTTGTGGACGACTTCGAGGGCAGAGGTTTCCTAACCCAGGCGGACGACGTCTGGCTGTCCGCGGACCACGCGGATCCAACCGCGGTCGAGGcgttgcgcgcggcggcgaatgAGGCGGTGAGGtgcgcggaggatgacgcggaccccgaggatcgcgcgcgagcgatggGGCGGCTGCTGGCGCACGTGTCTCTGCACGTTTCCATGGCGAGCGAGGCTGGGGAATACGCGATGCGCGACGTGGTGAGACACGCCGTCGAAGCCGTTCGTGAGGCGTGA